From Lolium perenne isolate Kyuss_39 chromosome 5, Kyuss_2.0, whole genome shotgun sequence, a single genomic window includes:
- the LOC127298311 gene encoding protein MAIN-LIKE 1-like, protein MPPMGGGEAAARSWIDPGRAAAAPPSSSNRRRPGRRKGRRRLISIREYMMVWLLDQEYDREHRAFHMTERTTDLHPLKIRYHGTVDIPYDERYTEHIEPTGLLPFISLVSRGGPNMNAVTLTALVDRWRPETHTFHLRAGEMTPTLQDVSMILGLPIQGEPLCMNTASDGWRQQMEALIGMAPPAQANPKERAPAGAAFSWIRLNFAQCPEGANEDTIRTYTRVYLWYMISRTLFPDSGEKLAHWCWLKALTVLEHRWSWGTAALAYLYRQVMICSMYYFFIVVC, encoded by the exons ATGCCGCCGATGGGAGGCGGGGAGGCCGCAGCCCGCAGCTGGATCGACCCCgggagggccgccgccgcccctccatcctcgtccaaccgccgccgccccggGAGGCGGAAGGGCCGCCGCCGC TTAATTTCTATCAGGGAGTACAT gatggtgtggctcctagatcaagagtatgacagggaacaccgggcttttcatatgacggagaggacaacggatcttcaccctttgaagattcgttaccatggcacagtggatataccgtatgacgagaggtatacggagcacatcgagcctaccggtcttctcccgttcatatcgcttgtaagccgtggggggccgaATATGAACGCCGTgacactcaccgcccttgtcgaccggtggaggccggagacgcacaccttccacttgagagccggcgagatgacccctactctccaggatgtttccatgatccttggacttcctattcagggcgagccactgtgtatgaacacagcttctgatgggtggcgccagcagatggaggcgcttattggcatggctcctccggcgcaagcaaatccaaaggagagagctcccgccggcgcaGCTTTCTCTTGGATCAGGCTTAACTTTGCACAATGCCCTGAAGGGGCCAACGAGGACACTATCAGGACGTACacccgcgtgtacttatggtacatgatttcgaggactctctttcctgacagtggggagaagctggcccattggtgttggctgaaggcgcttacggtgttggagcaccggtggagttggggaacagcggcacttgcctatctctaccggcaggtgatgatttgttctatgtactatttttttatagtagtgtgctag